The Pirellulales bacterium DNA segment ACGTGCCTTGCATAACAGGCGCTAGCAATGTGCGTAGCGCCTGACGCGCCCGGTGTAATCTCACTTTAACGAGGCTGGCGGACGCGTCGAGCATCTTCGCCGTGGTTTCCGTGTCGAACTGCTCGATGTCGCGAAGGACAAGCACTTCGCGGTAAGCTTCCGGTAATCGATCGATGCAAGTGCGGACGTGCAGCCGTAGTTCCTCGGCCGCTAGCGCATCGAGCGGAGATTTCCGAAAGGTATGAATCGAGTCGCGATAATGGCCCATTTCATCGAATTGCGGTAGCAAACACTCGATTGCGACAGTGGGTTGGCGTTGCATCGTGCGCCGTCGCATCAGGCATGCATTGATGAGAATGCGATGTAACCACGTCGCAAGGAGAGAATCGCCTTTGAAGGTTTTCATGGCTTTAAATGCTGATATGAATGCATCCTGCACCGCATCGGCGGCATCTTGCTCGTCTTGAAAGAACCGTCGAGCTGTTGCCAACATTCGACCACCGTTTCCGCGGACAAGCTCTTCAAACGCAGCAGAATCGTTTGCTTGCAGTCGGCGCAGCAAAGCCAACTCGTCGACGGATGTCGCGGCTGAGTCCGTTGTTTGACTGCGCAATGAGTGAGCATCAACCGATCGCATTACACGTTCTCCGTTGCTAAAACGGCGGATACGAACGGCGAGCATTCCGTAAGCTCAAAGCCATCGCGGAGAA contains these protein-coding regions:
- a CDS encoding sigma-70 family RNA polymerase sigma factor, with the translated sequence MRSVDAHSLRSQTTDSAATSVDELALLRRLQANDSAAFEELVRGNGGRMLATARRFFQDEQDAADAVQDAFISAFKAMKTFKGDSLLATWLHRILINACLMRRRTMQRQPTVAIECLLPQFDEMGHYRDSIHTFRKSPLDALAAEELRLHVRTCIDRLPEAYREVLVLRDIEQFDTETTAKMLDASASLVKVRLHRARQALRTLLAPVMQGT